Genomic DNA from Hymenobacter jejuensis:
TGGGCACCGAGCTACTTGCTTTTCTGGAAGAGCGCGGCGTATCGACCACCTACGTGCAGCGCGGCCACACTCACCTGACCGGCGTGGTGAAGGCCAACGTGGGCGACCGTAACGAAGTGGTTTACAAGATTGTGCAGCCCGTTGCCTGGGACTACATTCAGTACGAAGACCGCCTGCGCGACTTGGTTGCCGACGCCGACATGTTTGTGTTCGGCAGCCTAGCGGCCCGCACACCGGCCACCCGCGAAACCCTGTACCGGCTGCTGCAAAATGCCCGTTTCAAGGTGTTCGACGTGAACATGCGCCCGCCCCACTACACCCGCGAAGTGGTGAGCTACCTGCTGGAACACGCCGATCTGGTGAAGATGAACCACCACGAACTGGCCGAGATTATGGGCTGGTTTGGCAAAGACGCCGACGAAGAAACGGCCCTGGCGTGGCTGGCCGAGCGCTTCGGGCTGCAAGGCGTGTGCGTGACCAAAGGCGCCGACGGCGCCATTATGTGGAAGGGCGGCAAGCTCTACCGCAGCGAAGGCATCTCGGTGCAAGTGCAGGACACCATCGGCAGTGGCGATGCTTTTCTGGCCGCCCTGCTCACCTGCTGGCAAGCCGGCAAAGACCCAGAAGAATGTCTGCGCCGCGCTTGTGCAACTGGCTCATTAGTAGCTACTTATCAAGGAGCCACTCCTTTAATTACTGAAAGCCAAATTGCCGAATTCATGGCAGCTCATACTGTATAGCTCCTTATCTCTCCCGCTACAAATTCCTTTCCATATGAAAAAAGCGCTTCTCCTGGCCCTGCCCTTTCTCGGCCTGGCTCGGCTGGGTACTGCCCAAACTACGCCCGCAACCACACCTGCTCCTACTCCGCAATACCGGCCGGCTTATCATTTTAGCCCCGCTGCGCACTGGATGAACGACCCCAACGGCATGGTGTATTACCAAGGCACCTACCACCTGTTTTTCCAATATTACCCCGAAGCCATGGTGTGGGGCCCGATGCATTGGGGCCACGCCACCAGCCCCGATATGGTAACCTGGAAAGAGCAGCCTATTGCGCTTTACCCTGATAGTCTGGGCTATATCTTCTCCGGCAGCGCCGTGGTCGATGCCAACAACACCTCGGGCTTCGGCAAAAACGGGCAAGTGCCGCTGGTGGCCATTTTTACCCACCACAACCCCAAGGAGGAGAAAAAAGGCACTAACAAGCACCAAAACCAGAGCCTGGCTTACAGCCTTGATGCCGGCAAAACCTGGACGAAGTACGACAAGAATCCCGTATTGAAAAACCCTGGTATTCAGGACTTTCGCGACCCCAAAGTAATATGGTACGAGGCGGGCAAAAAGTGGGTGATGACGCTGGCCACCAAAGACCGCATCACGTTCTACTCGTCGCCTAACCTGAAGGACTGGAGCAAGGAAAGCGAATTCGGGCAAAAACTCGGTGCCCACGGCGGCGTCTGGGAATGCCCGGACCTGTTCCCGCTGACGCTGAACGGCAAAACTCATTGGGTGCTGATTGTGAACCTGAACCCCGGCGGCCCCAACGGCGGCTCCGGCACGCAGTATTTTGTGGGCAACTTCGATGGCAAAACCTTCACGCCTGCCTCAACCGACACGAAATGGGCCGATTACGGCCCCGACGACTACGCCGGCGTGACGTGGTCGAACACCGGCAACCGCCGTCTTTTCCTGGGCTGGATGAGCAACTGGGAATACGCCAACCAAGTGCCCACCTCGCCTTGGCGCAACGCCACCACGGCCCCGCGTGAGTTGGCGCTGCAACAGGTAGGCTCGCAGATGTACTTGACCTCGCAGCCGGTGAAAGAACTGGCCAAAATCGCCCAGCCGGGCACCACACTCAAGAACATTACGGTGCCGAAGCAGTACGACCTCTCGGCCAAAGTCAAAAACGCGGGCGACAAGTTTCAGCTCAAGCTCAGCGCGGCCCAACTGGCAACGTATTCGCTGGTGCTTTCCAACAGCAAGGGCGAAGAGTTGGTAATCGGCTACGACAAAAAAGCCAATCAGTACTACATCGACCGCACCAAGGCGGGTCAATCGGGTTTCAGCAGCAAGTTTGCCGGACGGCACACGGCCCCGCGGCTGGCTACCACGCCTCAAACAAACCTAACGCTGCTTTTCGACGCCAGCTCAGTAGAGCTTTTCGCCGATCAGGGCCTGACGGTTATGAGCGAGCTTTTCTTTCCCACGCAAATACTTGATAAAATGACACTTAGGTCAGAAGGTAATTTTGCCGTGCGCGAGCTAAGTTACGCTAACCTGGCCGCCGAGGTGAAGTAGCGCGGAAAACAACTAGCGCCGTTTCCAAGTCTGGAGATGGAGTGTAGAGACTCGAAGTGTTGCGTTTCTACACCGCGAAGACCGCTCCTTGCGCTTTCTGCCCAACGCCACTTGGTACCTGATGATGCATTCTCAGGTAGCGAGTGGCGTTGGGCTTTTGTTGTGGCTACCATAGGCAAAGCCTTGTCGTGCAACCCGGCAATGGGTTGTATGTACAGAAAAATCCGCCTGAGGCTAGCCGGTCGTTGCGCAGGCGCGTATAACTTCCCTCAATCCTATTTTTGCCTATGGCCGAAGCTGCCACGCCCCTCGAAGAGGATCTGTCGTTTGTACCTGAGTACGACCTGCAACTGTACATTGCCGGCTCGTCGCCGACATCTATGCGGGCCCTCGACAACCTTCGGGCTATTTGTGCGCAGTATTTGTCGGGCCGCCACCAGCTGGCCGTCGTGGACCTGCATCAGCACCCCGAACGCGCCAGCGAGGACGAAGTTCTTGGCGTGCCGATGCTGCTCAAGAAACGCCCCGGCCTGGTCCGTCGGCTGGTCGGTGACCTCTCCAACCGCGATCGCGTGCTCAAAGCCTTGGGCTTGCTGTAAAGCTGGCCAAACCGCCGGAGCAGGGATTTCGCTACGCTAGAAATTGGGATTGTGGATCACGCCCACCGTCGTGTCGAATTCCACGGCCTGCCCACTCGGGATGACGTGGTGCAGGTAGATGCCCCGCACTTTCACTGTTCGCAACTTGCCTTGGCTATTGGTATACTGAAAATCCCGCTTCAGCTCATGGCCGTTGTCGTGGGGCGTTTTCAGCAGGTTTTTTAGGTACTTCTTGAAATTGGTGTCGTCTTGGGTTGAGAAGCGGATGAAAAATTCCGGTTGCCCATCCGGCACCCCTGGCCCATCCTGCACAAAAGCCACTTGGGCGTTGTGCCAGCGGGCGGTGGTAGCTTTTTCGAGCGTCGAGCCGGCCGGTTCATAGGTCGGGGTTTCGCCCGTTGCCGACGAATAAAGTGTCACCATGTCCTCCCAGTTCTTCTTGGGAATGAGCACTATCGTATCCGCCGCCGCCGCGCTGAGGGTGGCTTGCGCCGGGGGCGTCTGGGCCTGAATCGAATTGCTGGCCGTCAGCAGGCCCAACCCAATAACGTACAGCAGGGCGCCACCTGCTGTAAGCACGCCAAGCGTTTTTGTCATTTTCATAGAAGCAGGAAGGGCTGCGCAAGACATGAGTGCACCTCGATATGATAAATGTAACAAAAAATATAATTTTAAAAAGCAGGGCTTGAATTTACTGCCGAGTTGCTTTTCAACAACCCATGGTCAGCTTTCGCCCCGAAAAGCGTCGTGGAAGCTGACCGAAATACTGTGCTGTTTTGTGCGCGGTTTGTGCTTTCTTGGGGCATCAATGTTGCCATCAAAAATTTCAGCCTCAGGAAGATACAGCTGGTTGCAGCCCAATAGCCTATGTTTGATTTAACAGGGAAACAGGCCGTCGTGACGGGTGGCGGAAGCGGCATCGGCAAAGCCATTTCGGTGCTTTTTGCGCGGCAGGGCGCCGAAGTGCACATCCTCGAACTCAACCTGGAAGCCGGGCAGCACACGGCCGAAGAAATACGCCACGCCGGCGGCCAAGCCCACGTGCATGCTGCCGACGTTAGCCAGCAGGCGCAGGTGGTAGCCGTTTTTCAGCAGATCGGCCGCGTCGATATTTTGGTCAACAACGCCGGCATCGCGCACATCGGCAACGTGGAAAACACCACCGAAACCGACTTTGAGCGCGTGTTTCAGGTAAATGTGAAGGGCGCTTACAACTGCCTGTTTGCCGCCGTGCCGCAGATGAAAGCGCAAGGCGGTGGCGTCATCGTAAACATGGCGTCCATTGCCGCGCAAGTTGGCCTCACCGACCGATTTGCGTATTCCACGAGCAAAGGGGCCATTTTTGCCATGACGCTCTCGGTGGCCCGCGACTACCTAGCCGCTGGCATTCGCTGCAACAGCATCTCGCCGGCCCGCGTGCACACGCCCTTCGTCGACGGGTTTATTGCCCAAAACTACGCCGGTCACGAAGACGAAATCTTCGCCAAACTCTCACGCAGTCAGCCTATTGGCCGCATGGGCCAGCCCGACGAAATTGCTGCCTTAGCGCTTTACCTCTGCTCCGACGAAGCCAGTTTCGTCACCGGCTGCGACTACCCGATTGATGGCGGATTTATAAAGTTAAATAGTTGACTATCAAATACTTATAAAAATAAGTAATACCCTCCCCAAAGCCCTTTCCGCACATGAAACTCATCCGCTACGGCCAGCCCGGCCACGAGAAGCCCGGCATAATTCTCCACGACCAGCCCTACGACGTCTCCGCTTTCGGGCAGGACTACCACGAAGAATTCTTTGCCACCGATGGCCTGCGGCGCTTGGCGGAATTTGTGCAAGCCCATGAAAATCAGCTCCTACCGATTGCGGCCGGCGAGCGCCTTGGCCCGCCCGTGGCGCGTCCGTCGAAGCTGCTGTGCATTGGCCTAAACTACGCCGACCACGCCCGCGAAACCGGCGCCACGCCCCCACCCGAGCCGGTGCTGTTTATGAAAGCCACCACCTCGTACGTCGGGCCCAACGACGACATCATCATCCCGAAAAACTCCACCAAAACCGATTGGGAAGTGGAGCTGGCTGTGGTCATTGGAAAGCGAGCATCGTACGTAGAAGAAACTGAAGCTGAGCAATATATCGCAGGGTATGTACTGCACAATGATGTATCGGAGCGCGAGTTTCAGCTGGAGCGCAGCGGCACCTGGGACAAGGGCAAAGGCTGCGACACCTTCGCGCCGGTGGGCCCGTTTATGGCCACACCCGATGAGATCGGCGACGTGAATAACCTGCGGCTGTGGCTGTCGGTGAACGGGCAGATGGTACAGGACGGCACCACGGCCAATCTTATTTTCAAAATCCCGTTTCTGATCAGCTACCTCAGCCAGTTTATGACCTTGCTGCCCGGCGACATCATCTCGACCGGCACCCCGGCGGGCGTTGGGCTGGGCATGAAGCCGCCCGTGTACCTCAAGCCCGGCGACGTGGTGGAATTGGGCATCGACGGCCTCGGCACCTCGCGCCAAGTGCTGAAAGCGTATGCTAAAAATTGACGCTCACCAGCATTTCTGGCAGTTTGACGCCGCCCGCGACACCTGGATAACGGCCGACATGGCGCCCATCCGACGCGATTTTCTGCCCACCGAGCTGCAACCGATTTTGCAGCAGCATGGCTTCGACGGGTGCGTTGCGGTGCAGGCTAGCCAGTCGGAGCAGGAAACGGCTTGGCTGCTAGAGCTGGCTGACGCCCACGATTTTATCAAGGGCGTTGTGGGCTGGGTTGATTTGCAGGCTGACACCATTGAAACGCAACTAGCTCATTACAAACAGTTTACACCGCTAAAGGGCTTCCGACACGTACTGCAAAGCGAAGCCGATCGGGCGCTGATGCTGCGGCCGGAATTTCGGCGCGGCATCGCGGCGCTGGCTCGGCACGGCTTCACCTACGACCTCTTAATTTTGCCCGACCAACTAGGCTACGCGGCCGAACTGGCGCAGGTCTTTCCGGCGCAGCCGTTTGTGCTCGATCACTTGGCCAAACCACACATCAAAGCCGGCGAAACTGAGCCCTGGCGGCGTGATCTGAAATCCTTGGCGGCGCACGAAAACGTGCAATGCAAAATCTCCGGCCTGGTCACGGAGGCCGACTGGCACCGCTGGCAACCGGCCGATTTTCGGCCGTACCTGGACGCGGCTTTCGAGGCGTTCGGTGCCCGGCGGCTGCTGTTTGGCTCCGACTGGCCGGTATGCAACGTGGCCGGTGGCTACGACCAAGTGCAGGCGCTCGCAGCCGATTATCTGGCTGCTTTTTCAGATGAGGAACAGGCGCAATTCTGGGGCGGCAACGCGGCCGCTTTCTACCGTTTATAACCCATCCCACCATGGATTTACAGCTTCAGGACAAGGTCATTCTCGTTACGGGCGGGGCGCAAGGCATTGGCGAAGGCATTGCGCACGTGCTGGCGGGCGAAAAGGCCATCCCGGTTATCGTGGGGCGCAGCGAGGCCGACAACCGCGCCACCGTAGCTGCCCTTGAGGCCGCCGGCGGCCGGGCCGGACAGGTAGTAGCCGAGCTGACCGAGCCCGACGAATGCGCCAAAGCCGTGCGCGACGTGGTGGCCCAATTTGGCCGCCTTGACGGGCTGGTAAACAACGCAGGCGTGAACGACGGCGTTGGCCTGGAAAACGGTGATTATCAGAAATTTATGCTTAGCCTGCATCGCAACGTGGTACATTACTACCTGATGGCTCACCACGCGCTGCCCGAGCTGAAGAAATCGAAGGGGGCGATCGTCAACATCACGTCCAAAACGGCCGAAACCGGGCAAGGCAATACTTCCGCCTATGCGGCGGCCAACGGCGGGCGCAACGCTCTCACGCGCGAGTGGGCCGTGGAGTTGCTCAAATACGGCATCCGGGTGAACGCCGTGGCGGTGGCCGAATGCTGGACGCCCGCCTATCAAACTTGGCTTCAGACCCTGCCCAATCCTGAAGCCAAGCTGCGCGAAATCACCAGCCGAATCCCGTTGGGAAATCGCATGACTACGGCCGAGGAAATTGCCAACACCACGGCCTTCCTGCTTTCCGGCCGCAGCAGCCACACCACCGGCCAGATCATCTACGTCGATGGCGGCTATGTACACCTCGATCGGGCATTGGCCAACGCTTAACGCTATCTACTTCATTATGAATACGTTAGTTTGCATCGAGCCTGGTCATTTTGCCTACGAGCAGCGCCCTGCCCCAGCCGTACCCGCAGGATACGCGCTGGTGCGGATTCGCCGGGTCGGCATCTGCGGCACCGATTTGCACGCGTACGAGGGCAAACAGCCGTTTTTCAACTACCCGCGGGTGCTGGGGCATGAACTGGCCGGCGAGTTAGTTGACACGGGAGGCGCACCCGGCTTCGAACGGGGCGAGGCCGTCACGTTTATTCCGTATTTCGGCTGCGGTACCTGCATTGCGTGCCGTGCGGGTTTGCCCAACTGCTGCACCCACATCAAGGTGTGCGGCGTGCACATTGACGGCGGCCTGACCGAGTTGTTGGCCGTGCCAGCCACTGCTTTGGTGCACGGCCAGGGCCTGAGCTACGACGAGTTGGCGCTCATCGAGCCGCTGGCGATTGGCGCGCACGGCGTGAGCCGGGCGGCAGTGCGGCCCGGCGAGTTTGTGCTGGTGGTGGGTGCCGGTCCCATCGGGCTGGGCGTGATGGAATTTGCGCGCATCGCCGGGGGCCGCGTCATTGCCCTCGATCTCAATGCGCAGCGACTCGCTTTTTGCCGCGAAAAATTAGGCGTAGAATACACCGTAGAGGCGCAAGCGGCCAATCTAATGGAGCAGTTGCACGGCATCACCGGCGGCGATATGCCGACCGTCGTGATCGACGCGACGGGCAGCCAAAAGGCTATCGAGAGTGCGTTTCAGTACCTGGCGCACGGCGGACGCTACGTGCTGGTGGGCTTGCAGAAAGGCGAGATCAGCTTTTCGCACCCCGAGTTTCACAAGCGCGAGGCCACGCTCCTGAGCAGCCGCAACGCCACCCGTGCCGATTTCGAGCACGTCATTGCGTCCATGCAAGCCGGGCACGTCGACCCCACTACGTACATCACCCACCGGGTTCCGTTCGGGCAGGTACAGGCCGAGTTTGCCAGCTGGCTGGATCCCAAAACGGGTGTCATCAAGGCGATGGTGGAAATGCCTTGATTTGGCGGGGTAGCCGCGTGGGTTTGGTAGTCCAGACCCTTTGCTCCTACCTTGGTTGGCGTACGACATTTTCAAGCTACCCTGCATGCCCGCCAGTTTCCAGGATTTTCCCAGCGACAACGTCTCTCCTACGGAAGCCAACAACTTGGCTGCTGAGCCCGAAAATCACATTCTCCCGGAGTCCGTTGGCCACCACAGCCGCCGCGAGCGGCTGAGCGGGGCCGCCGTCGCGACGGCCAGCAAGCTGCTGCCGTTGGTCAAGCTGCTCGACGCCATTCAGCCGCACGTGGCCCACGAATCGGTGTTTCGTACCCGCCGCAAGAAGATTCAGGCACACTTGGCGCTGGTGTACACGGAACTGCACTCCGAACGGCCAAAACGCGAGGCGCTAACTCACGCCTTCCAAACGCTGGCCGACTTGGTGCGCGAAGAAAGCCGCGACATCAGCAAAGACGAACTAAAACAAGCCGCCAAGGAAGTGGTGCTGGCCACACTCAAAAACGCGCCCGCGCTGATCAATGCTGCGCACCAAGCCCGCCTGCTTTCCTGAGTGGCAAGGTAGTCTGCACCAGAAAACATATACTCTTGATATTCAAGCATTCCGACCATCCCTTTCTGTATTCATCACCCGGTTCATAACTAATATGAAAAGTGAAGCCCACGATTTAAGCACTCTTGCAGAAAAGAGAACTAAAGTCAAAATCGCTACAGGTCTATTAAAAAATATCAGTTGGGAATATACGCTACCTGCTTTAGCAATATTCTCTTTGCTAATAAGCTGCATCATTATATCTACCAAGAAGCATTATTGGAATGACGAATTATTTTCTTATTACATGACATCAGAGCCATCTTTTGCTAAAATGCTCGCTGCATTTCATGACAAGCTCAATAATACGCCTATTTTATATTTTTTTCTAGGATGGAATTGGGATAAACTATTTGGTTCATCAGAGATTTCTTTGCGCTTATTTTCCTCTTTAGGTATTTGCGCTGCTTTGCTTGTAACTTGGATAAGCTTGCGCAAGATATACGGCTTCTGCCCAACATCAATCGGTGTATTTTTGATATTTTGTACTTCACAAATAATCCTTACCCAAAATGCAGAAGCTCGAATGTACGGCTTGTTCTTAATCCTTAATGCCTTAGCCTTTCTTTTATATACCAATTTCTATAAAGATCAAAGCCCTTCCACCTTACTGCTTATTTTAAACAGCGTTATTCATGCCGCCATCATACATACCCACCTTTTTGGAGGCTTTTACAGCGGCGCGATCCTCTTTTCATTATTAATATCAGACCGAATCTTTAAATTATTCAGACCTAAATTATATCTATCTATTATTTTAAGTTGGTCTTCTTTAATCCTCTATATTCCCACCTTCTTAATTCAAGCCGATGCAGGTAAACCTCGTACATACATATTTGAACCAAATTTTTTGGATTTAGCTGATGTATATAATCTTACTGCACCGAGTTTTATCAGAAGACCTATTTTATTAGTTTTTCTCTTTGTAATGGCATATCTATTCTGCCTACACATATATAGACGTTCCGCTAAATTCAGAATTTCAAAAACCGAGATACCGAGTCTGGTTTTGGGGATAGTTTTCTTTATAATACCTTTTTTCATATGGATCATTTCTTTAACTATTAAGCCTATTTTTCTAGATCGCTACCTGATTCCGAGCGCTTTAGGCTGGACCATTATAGTGACGTTTATTTCTGCAAAAATGTCCTCTGTATTGTCATCGAATATTCCTGAAAACAAAAATTTAAAATTTAGAAATACAATTTTACGTATATTTGCATATATTTTGATATTTTCACTTATAACAATCATCATTGCATACCCTATATCCGAAGCTATAAAATACGAGCAGGAGAGAATTCCTGGATCAAGCGATATGACCTCAGATATATTACAAAAATATTCCAATCTGCCTAGAGTAGTAACTTACTCCCACTCTTTCCTCGAGCGGATATACTACTCTTCAGAGAGAAATAAGTTTTTCTATATACTGGATTGGAAGTCTGCTACAGACAAATACAGTGGGAGCTTTGGCCCGCAAGAGTACAAACACATGGAAGCGTGGAAACGTAATTTCCCTAATATATTTAAAAACGTTGTAAAATCGGACGATTTTTTGAAACATCACGATCGTTTCCTTGTTCTTGACACACATAATTACCTCTGCAAATGTCCACCAAATCATAAAGGATTGCGCAATGTAGACGTAGATTTTTATTTAGATTGCCCTCAATGGGTTGAGACAAGATTGTTAAACAACAGGCTTTATAAAGTAACTTTTCTTAATAACAAGAATTGGTTTTCAGTTCTATTAGTGGAAAAGCATAATAGTAATAGTAGCCAAGCCCCATTAAAGTAGTTTTATTTGGGATGGGATTACCTATTAAGTTGGCGCTATCCAGAATCGGAAGTAGGCGTATTTTTAGCAGCACCTATCCTTAAAGTTTAGGCGCGGCTTCGCTATTACTGCTCACATAAGCGCTAGCCGGAATATCGCGCGCCCTCCTGTAAGCGATTGGCCGGCATACTTTTTACCGAAAAGTCTAGACTATTCGGGCCGTTCTGGTAGCTTTATAGACCGGGCTATCCGGGAAGTGTACTTTGCCTCTCCCCCGCATGTACGTCCCCACCCCTTCCTACAGCGAACAACGGTATAACGACGATTTGGCGCTGTGGCAAGCCTTCCGGGCAGGCCAGCGGGAGGCGCTAGGAGAGCTGTTTGATCGCTACGCGCAGCCGCTTTTTGCCTACGGCCATCACCTCATCGACGACGCTGAAGCGGTGAAAGATGCCATTCAGACGGTGTTTGTGCACCTGTGGTCGTGGCGGGAAAGCTTAGGCGAAGTAGTAGCCGTGAAGTTTTACTTGTATCGCTGCCTGCGGCGGGAGTTGCTCAAAACCGCTTCGGTGCCCCGGCCGCACCTGGCCTGGCCGTCGCCCGACGACAACGAGCAATCGGCGGAGCAGCGCCTCGTACGCGCCGAAGACGAGCTGCGCCTCTCCGTCAGGCTGCGCTTGTCGATGGATCAGCTTTCCAGCCGCGAAAAGGAAATCATCAACCTGAAGTATTTCAGCGATTTCAAGATCCGGGAAATCGCGAACCTGCTCCAACTCAGCGAGCAAACCGTTGCCAATCAGCTGTATCGCGCCCTCCAAAAGCTGCGCAAAGCATTTGTGCCCTGCCTGGCAGGCTTGCTGTTGCTGGCTTTGCACCGAATGTAAATCGGTGAAAAATATCAAATATTCTTATTTTATAACTATCTGATTGTCAAATGTTTATGCAACACGATCTTAGCAGAACGTGTGAATAGATAAAGGGAAAGGTGCCGGAGCCCAAAAAAATTCGGCGCGGGCGTGGTAGTAAAAGCAGGCCGCGGACTCTGAATAAAGAGCAGCCTCTTCCCATGCACGACTACCTTCACTTTTCCGCCGAGGATTTTGCCCAAGATGACTTCTTTGTCCGGTGGGTTCTGAGGCCTGATGCCGACACTGAAACGGTGTGGCAGGACTGGCTGGCCACGTTTCCGTTTCGGCGCGACGAGGTGGAGCTGGCCCGCCATCTGGTGCTGGCCTTGCATCAGGTAGCGCAGCCGCGGCTCACGGTCAGCGAAAAAGGATTGCTCAAACAACGCATTTTCGAGCACCTGGACGCCCAGGAAGCCCCGGCGCCGGCTGCCAGTCAGCCCCGACAAGTTCGTTGGTACTGGGCGGCGGCCGCGGCGGTGCTGTTGCTGCTGGTAGGCGGCTGGCAATTTTGGCAAACGCTTCGGACAGCCCCCGATCCGGCGTACCAAGAGCTGCTGGTGCAGGCCCAAGCCACTGATTTGCTAAAGGAAATCGTGAATACCGCCCAGTCAACTCGCCTCGTGGTGTTGCCCGACGGCAGCTCGGTGTTGCTGCGTCCGCACAGCCGCTTGGCGTTTCCGGCGCAGTTTACGGGGCCTAACCGCAACGTGTACCTCAACGGCACGGCTTTTTTTGAAGTGGCCAAAAATCCGAGCTGTCCCTTCTTCGTCAATACGTCTCACCTCGTAACCAAAGTCTTGGGCACCAGCTTCGAAGTGCAGGCCCCGCCCGACGCCCC
This window encodes:
- a CDS encoding FecR family protein produces the protein MHDYLHFSAEDFAQDDFFVRWVLRPDADTETVWQDWLATFPFRRDEVELARHLVLALHQVAQPRLTVSEKGLLKQRIFEHLDAQEAPAPAASQPRQVRWYWAAAAAVLLLLVGGWQFWQTLRTAPDPAYQELLVQAQATDLLKEIVNTAQSTRLVVLPDGSSVLLRPHSRLAFPAQFTGPNRNVYLNGTAFFEVAKNPSCPFFVNTSHLVTKVLGTSFEVQAPPDAPRVMVTVKTGRVSVYPQGGTEAQTQRRTRKLEGFVLLPNQQATYRLTDQKLLRTLVPQPTLQASAGPAAFEYTEAPLRQVFAQLEKAYGVHIVYDEAVLGNCPLTASLTDEPLFAKLNLICKAVRANYEVLDAQIVVTGRGCQ